One genomic window of Polyangium aurulentum includes the following:
- a CDS encoding serine/threonine-protein kinase gives MIVRSPYDLRNALRGTEIASEIQPGVKYRLSHALGGGGFAVAFYAMRMSPEGQTPVVIKVLSPHIVRNSGDRAALFVQKEAVALGRLNEHVPPTPFVVRLIDVGSVPFEDGVKTLALPWLAIEYVHGGGEGTTLEERIDRSIDDTGAAFDPERAAHAVECLTQGLGAIHEVGVIHRDLKPDNVLCCSLGAEEIFKIADFGIARPMGMVGTFGAVRMGTPGYAPPEQLLGRDADTASDVFSLSAVIYFMLTGEHLFDAEEVGDIMRQIEAPARRSIREGGWISPLLANRPDACAVIDMAIAQGTAAARERRIQSASVLASMIVPALKRPPGGLRMSARRRPTLATTDIDPVALAWMARHVPGGDERIIRSAAWDGDGRAMAVTKDGLAFWDGIEFRPVPLDGMDAGQSAHFVLRVDAGAWAVGGENATIALCTTQGTTRVMRGPDPSVRFVLASGDLNELAVFVGVRDDSPPVLYGIAAGHWIKPATLRRAASVSSLSRLDGERWIVTGRTHEGEGFAVIYEPLQWEVHRIKVPVCRAYLGSATRPELSLGVIVGASGRTVRFEGSGMQESVIEGEPDLSVAAIDPARNVWAASAGSLWIQEPAETPVWRCAYGSERWQIPFVSMFADVGRVIAMTADGGVLEGRSTVEPPRSSEASR, from the coding sequence GTGATCGTTCGTTCGCCCTACGATCTGCGCAACGCGCTCCGAGGCACCGAGATCGCCTCCGAGATCCAACCCGGGGTCAAGTACAGGCTCTCGCACGCGCTCGGCGGTGGCGGCTTCGCGGTGGCGTTCTACGCGATGCGCATGTCGCCCGAGGGGCAGACGCCGGTCGTGATCAAGGTCCTGTCGCCGCACATCGTGCGCAACAGCGGCGACAGGGCGGCGCTCTTCGTGCAGAAAGAGGCCGTCGCGCTCGGGCGCTTGAACGAGCACGTGCCGCCCACGCCCTTCGTCGTGCGCCTCATCGACGTGGGCAGCGTGCCCTTCGAGGACGGCGTGAAGACGCTCGCGCTGCCCTGGCTCGCCATCGAGTACGTGCACGGCGGCGGGGAGGGCACGACGCTCGAGGAGCGCATCGACCGATCGATCGACGACACCGGCGCCGCCTTCGACCCCGAGCGGGCCGCGCACGCGGTCGAGTGCCTCACGCAGGGGCTCGGCGCGATCCACGAGGTCGGCGTGATCCACCGCGATCTGAAGCCCGACAACGTGCTTTGTTGCAGCCTCGGGGCGGAGGAGATCTTCAAGATCGCCGATTTCGGCATCGCGCGTCCGATGGGCATGGTCGGCACCTTCGGCGCGGTGCGGATGGGGACGCCGGGCTATGCGCCGCCCGAGCAGCTCCTCGGCCGCGACGCGGACACCGCGAGCGACGTGTTCTCGCTCTCGGCGGTGATCTATTTCATGCTCACGGGCGAGCACCTCTTCGACGCCGAGGAGGTGGGCGACATCATGCGGCAAATCGAGGCGCCCGCGCGCCGGTCGATCCGCGAGGGCGGGTGGATCTCGCCGCTCCTCGCCAATCGCCCCGACGCTTGCGCGGTCATCGACATGGCCATTGCGCAGGGCACGGCGGCGGCGCGCGAGCGGCGCATCCAGAGCGCCTCGGTGCTCGCCAGCATGATCGTGCCCGCGCTCAAGCGGCCCCCTGGCGGGCTTCGGATGTCGGCGCGCAGGCGCCCCACCCTGGCCACGACCGATATCGATCCGGTGGCGCTCGCGTGGATGGCGCGGCATGTCCCGGGTGGCGACGAGCGGATCATCCGCAGCGCCGCGTGGGACGGCGACGGGCGGGCGATGGCGGTGACCAAGGACGGGCTCGCGTTCTGGGACGGCATCGAGTTTCGCCCCGTGCCGCTCGACGGAATGGACGCGGGCCAGAGCGCCCATTTCGTCCTGCGCGTCGACGCGGGCGCGTGGGCCGTGGGCGGCGAGAATGCGACCATTGCGCTGTGCACGACCCAGGGCACGACGCGCGTGATGCGCGGGCCCGACCCCTCGGTGCGCTTCGTGCTCGCGAGCGGCGACCTGAACGAGCTGGCCGTCTTCGTGGGCGTGCGCGACGACTCGCCGCCGGTGCTCTACGGGATCGCGGCGGGCCACTGGATCAAGCCCGCGACGCTCCGGCGCGCGGCGAGCGTATCGTCGCTTTCGCGCCTCGACGGCGAGCGGTGGATCGTGACGGGGCGGACCCACGAGGGCGAGGGATTCGCGGTGATCTACGAGCCCCTGCAATGGGAGGTTCACCGCATCAAGGTGCCGGTTTGTCGCGCCTATCTGGGCTCGGCGACGCGGCCGGAGCTTTCGCTCGGGGTCATCGTCGGGGCGAGCGGGCGCACCGTGCGCTTCGAGGGCAGCGGGATGCAGGAGTCGGTGATCGAGGGCGAGCCCGATCTGTCGGTCGCGGCCATCGATCCGGCGCGCAACGTGTGGGCGGCGAGCGCGGGCAGCCTGTGGATCCAGGAGCCGGCCGAGACGCCGGTCTGGCGCTGCGCCTACGGCTCCGAGCGCTGGCAGATCCCCTTCGTCAGCATGTTCGCCGACGTCGGGCGGGTCATCGCGATGACCGCGGACGGCGGCGTCCTCGAGGGGCGTTCGACCGTCGAGCCGCCCCGGTCGAGCGAGGCGTCGCGATAG